The following are from one region of the Pectobacterium actinidiae genome:
- the baeR gene encoding two-component system response regulator BaeR — protein MTTAPDFAMASPILIVEDEPKLGQLLVDYLQAADYATHWLPNGNDVVEWVRQHSPSLILLDLMLPGCDGLTLCRTIRQFSNVPIIMVTARSEEIDRLLGLEIGADDYICKPFSPREVVVRVRTLLRRCGWQNDGLKSTEKTETALLIDKSGFQASYLGQNLDLTPAEFRLLKTLSTEPGKVFSREALLDKLYDDYRVVTDRTIDSHIKNLRRKLEQLDEETSFIRTVYGIGYRWEAAPCNEV, from the coding sequence ATGACAACCGCACCCGATTTCGCTATGGCGTCACCGATTCTGATCGTCGAAGATGAACCCAAATTGGGGCAACTGCTGGTGGATTACCTTCAGGCAGCGGACTATGCCACGCACTGGCTGCCCAACGGCAACGATGTCGTCGAGTGGGTGCGGCAGCATTCCCCTTCACTCATTTTGCTGGATTTAATGCTGCCGGGCTGCGACGGCCTGACGCTCTGCCGCACTATCCGCCAGTTTTCCAATGTGCCGATTATTATGGTTACCGCTCGCAGCGAGGAGATTGATCGCCTGCTGGGGCTGGAAATTGGTGCCGACGATTATATTTGTAAGCCCTTCAGCCCGCGCGAAGTGGTGGTGCGCGTCAGAACGCTGCTGCGCCGCTGCGGCTGGCAAAATGACGGGCTGAAATCCACAGAGAAAACCGAAACGGCCCTGTTGATTGATAAAAGCGGCTTTCAGGCCAGCTATCTGGGGCAAAATCTCGATCTCACGCCGGCGGAGTTTCGCCTGCTCAAAACGCTCTCCACCGAGCCGGGGAAGGTGTTTTCTCGCGAAGCGCTGCTGGATAAGCTCTACGACGATTATCGTGTCGTGACCGACCGCACTATCGATAGCCATATAAAAAACCTGCGTCGTAAGCTGGAACAGCTGGATGAAGAGACCTCATTCATCCGTACGGTATACGGCATCGGCTATCGCTGGGAAGCCGCCCCCTGTAATGAGGTATAA
- the baeS gene encoding two-component system sensor histidine kinase BaeS: MKFGITAKLFLAIFATCMLVLVTMHWGVRVSFERGFIDYIKRGNEQRVTQLRDALAEQYQQHGNWSFLRNNERLVFKMLHSMDQNNDTDNSMQGWRVRLWVLDTGKRKLFGSPAPIPNEGTWQPIQVQNQTVGWIVASPVERLTRNADISFDQQQQRTSWLIVALSTLLAIIATWLTSRGLLAPVKRLVNGMHSLASGDFSTRVTASSHDELGRLAQDFNQLAITLEKNEQSRRAFMADVSHELRTPLAVLRGELEALQDGVRKPDSNSLHSLQSEVTTLTKLVDDLHQLTLSDRGALAYRKTAVDVVQILHIAIAAFHERFQKKQITLTIDLPTQAGVFGDPDRLSQLFNNLLENSLRYTDERGQLAITVVQQHKRWAIIWQDSAPGVTDEQLTLIFERFYRAESSRNRASGGSGLGLAICNNIVEAHSGRLYAEHSPLGGVMITIELPLHVLD, translated from the coding sequence ATGAAATTCGGCATTACCGCTAAACTGTTTCTCGCGATTTTCGCCACCTGCATGCTAGTGCTGGTAACCATGCACTGGGGCGTACGCGTTAGCTTCGAGCGCGGCTTTATCGACTACATTAAGCGCGGCAACGAACAGCGGGTGACACAACTGCGCGATGCGCTGGCGGAACAGTATCAGCAGCACGGCAACTGGTCATTCCTGCGTAACAATGAGCGTCTGGTGTTCAAAATGCTGCACTCGATGGATCAAAACAACGATACCGACAACAGTATGCAGGGATGGCGAGTCCGTCTCTGGGTGCTCGATACCGGTAAACGTAAACTGTTTGGCTCTCCAGCGCCCATTCCCAATGAAGGCACCTGGCAGCCTATTCAGGTACAAAACCAGACGGTCGGCTGGATTGTCGCCTCGCCCGTTGAACGCCTGACCCGTAACGCCGACATCAGTTTCGATCAACAGCAACAGCGCACCAGTTGGCTGATTGTCGCACTCTCGACGCTGCTCGCGATTATTGCCACCTGGCTCACCTCGCGTGGCCTGCTCGCGCCCGTTAAGCGGTTGGTCAACGGCATGCACAGTTTGGCATCGGGGGATTTCAGCACCCGCGTAACGGCAAGCTCGCACGATGAATTGGGTAGGCTGGCACAGGATTTCAACCAGCTTGCCATCACGCTGGAAAAAAATGAGCAGTCCCGCCGCGCATTTATGGCCGATGTCTCCCACGAATTACGCACGCCGCTGGCGGTGCTGCGTGGCGAGCTGGAAGCCTTGCAGGATGGCGTGCGCAAACCCGACTCGAATTCACTGCATTCACTCCAGTCTGAGGTGACGACGCTCACCAAACTCGTGGACGACCTGCATCAGCTCACCTTGTCCGATCGCGGGGCGCTGGCCTACCGTAAAACGGCAGTGGACGTGGTGCAAATTCTGCATATTGCTATTGCCGCGTTTCATGAGCGTTTCCAGAAAAAGCAGATTACGCTCACCATCGATTTACCAACTCAGGCTGGCGTCTTTGGTGACCCGGACCGACTCAGTCAACTATTTAATAATCTGCTGGAAAATAGCCTGCGCTATACTGATGAGCGGGGTCAGTTAGCCATTACGGTGGTTCAGCAGCATAAACGCTGGGCGATTATCTGGCAGGACAGCGCCCCCGGCGTGACCGACGAGCAGCTTACGCTGATTTTCGAGCGCTTTTATCGTGCAGAAAGTTCGCGTAACCGCGCCAGCGGCGGCTCTGGTCTGGGGCTGGCGATCTGCAATAATATCGTTGAGGCACATAGCGGACGGCTGTATGCTGAACATTCACCATTAGGGGGAGTGATGATTACCATTGAGCTTCCCTTGCACGTACTTGATTGA
- a CDS encoding MFS transporter has product MTQPASVRWQLWIVAFGFFMQTLDTTIVNTALPSMAASLNESPLHMHSVIVSYVLTVAVMLPASGWLADRIGVKNIFFAAILLFTLGSLLCARSETLNELLASRVIQGIGGAMMVPVGRLTVMKIVPRDQYMAAMTFVTLPGQIGPLMGPALGGFLVEYASWHWIFLINLPVGIIGALATWFLMPNYTMRTQRFDISGFLWLAVGMATLTLALDGNRSLGIPPIAIFALIAIGLIALLSYWLHARHNKRALFNLHLFDTSTFSIGLTGGLLARIGSGMLPFMTPLFLQLGMGFSPFHAGLMMVPMVLGSMGMKRVVVQVVNRFGYRRVLMVSTLLLALVTALFALVALMKWIWMIPIVLFFLGTVNAVRFSTMNTLTLKDLPDTLASGGNSLLSMTMQLSTSLGVSIAGILLGMFSQPHMAAGSGDTNMVFIYTYLSMIVIIALPVLIFNRVPMDSVKQSTLPRQS; this is encoded by the coding sequence ATGACCCAACCAGCCTCCGTCCGCTGGCAGCTCTGGATTGTTGCCTTTGGCTTTTTTATGCAGACGCTGGATACCACCATCGTGAATACCGCGCTGCCTTCAATGGCCGCGAGTCTGAATGAAAGCCCGCTGCATATGCATTCGGTGATTGTTTCCTATGTGCTGACCGTCGCCGTGATGTTGCCCGCCAGCGGCTGGCTAGCCGATCGCATCGGCGTGAAGAATATCTTTTTCGCCGCGATTCTGCTGTTTACGCTCGGGTCACTGCTGTGCGCCCGTTCGGAAACGTTGAACGAACTGCTGGCCTCTCGCGTCATTCAAGGTATTGGCGGCGCGATGATGGTGCCAGTAGGCCGCCTGACGGTGATGAAGATCGTCCCGCGCGATCAGTATATGGCGGCCATGACATTCGTGACGCTACCCGGCCAGATTGGCCCATTAATGGGGCCCGCGCTTGGCGGTTTTCTGGTGGAATACGCCAGCTGGCACTGGATTTTCCTCATCAACCTGCCCGTTGGCATTATCGGCGCGCTGGCAACCTGGTTCCTGATGCCCAACTACACCATGCGCACCCAACGCTTCGACATCAGCGGCTTCCTCTGGCTTGCCGTCGGTATGGCCACACTGACATTGGCGTTAGACGGCAACCGCAGTCTGGGCATTCCGCCGATTGCCATTTTCGCGTTAATCGCCATTGGGCTGATCGCACTACTGAGCTACTGGCTGCACGCCCGCCACAACAAACGGGCGCTGTTTAACCTGCATCTGTTCGACACATCCACTTTTTCTATCGGCCTGACAGGCGGGCTTTTGGCACGCATCGGCAGCGGCATGTTGCCGTTTATGACGCCGCTATTTTTACAGCTAGGAATGGGATTTTCTCCGTTCCATGCCGGGCTGATGATGGTGCCAATGGTGCTAGGCAGCATGGGAATGAAGCGGGTCGTCGTACAGGTCGTTAACCGATTCGGCTACCGCCGCGTGCTGATGGTCTCCACGCTGCTGTTGGCGCTGGTCACGGCGCTGTTTGCACTGGTCGCGCTTATGAAATGGATCTGGATGATCCCGATTGTGCTGTTCTTCCTCGGTACGGTGAATGCCGTTCGCTTCTCCACCATGAACACGCTGACGTTGAAGGATCTGCCGGATACGCTTGCCAGCGGCGGCAATAGCCTGCTGTCGATGACCATGCAGTTGTCCACCAGCCTCGGTGTGAGTATCGCGGGTATTCTGCTGGGGATGTTCTCTCAACCGCACATGGCAGCGGGAAGCGGAGACACTAACATGGTATTTATTTACACCTATCTCAGCATGATCGTTATCATCGCCCTGCCCGTGTTAATTTTTAATCGCGTGCCAATGGACAGCGTCAAGCAGTCAACGCTGCCGCGTCAATCGTGA
- a CDS encoding GNAT family N-acetyltransferase has product MTALFSETTRIETPRLLLRPLYRDDAPALFAFMSDPVVMRFWNHPPWQHIAQAHDAIAEYWSALCAGQHMKLGLEVKESGELIGTCVLFNLEIESKRAEIGYCLAASAQGKGYMAEALSALRDFAFETAGLTRLEAEIDSRNVASARSLERLGFAQEGLLKQRWIVDGEVSDSALYGLLAAKR; this is encoded by the coding sequence ATGACTGCGCTATTTTCCGAAACCACCAGAATCGAGACACCCCGCCTGCTGCTGCGTCCGCTCTATCGTGATGATGCCCCTGCGCTGTTCGCTTTTATGTCCGACCCCGTCGTCATGCGTTTCTGGAATCACCCGCCCTGGCAGCACATCGCACAGGCACATGACGCGATTGCCGAATACTGGAGCGCGCTGTGTGCTGGGCAGCACATGAAGCTGGGTCTGGAAGTGAAAGAGAGCGGCGAACTGATCGGCACCTGCGTGCTGTTCAATCTTGAGATTGAGTCTAAACGCGCCGAAATCGGCTACTGTCTGGCAGCGAGTGCGCAAGGCAAAGGCTATATGGCGGAAGCGCTCTCTGCCCTGCGGGATTTTGCTTTTGAAACGGCCGGCCTAACCCGACTGGAAGCAGAAATCGATTCTCGCAACGTGGCCTCAGCCCGCTCGCTGGAACGGCTGGGATTCGCGCAGGAAGGACTGTTAAAGCAGCGGTGGATCGTGGACGGCGAGGTGTCCGACTCTGCGCTATACGGCCTGCTGGCGGCTAAGCGTTAG
- the yegQ gene encoding tRNA 5-hydroxyuridine modification protein YegQ, with amino-acid sequence MFKPELLSPAGTLKNMRYAFAYGADAIYAGQPRYSLRVRNNEFNHQTLAQAINEAHELGKKFYVVVNIAPHNAKLKTFLRDLQPVIEMGPDALIMSDPGLIMLVRENFPQMDVHLSVQANAVNWATVKFWQQMGLTRVILSRELSLEEIAEIRQNVPDMELEIFVHGALCMAYSGRCLLSGYINKRDPNQGTCTNACRWEYKVQEGKEDDIGNIVHQHEPIAVKNVEPALGIGQPTDKVFMLEENMRPGEYMSAFEDEHGTYIMNSRDLRAIQHVERLTQMQVHSLKIEGRTKSFYYCARTAQVYRRAIDDAVAGKPFDPTLLETLEGLAHRGYTEGFLRRHVHEDYQNYDYGYSVSDRQQFVGEFTGVRRDGLAEVEVKNKFSCGDSVEMMTPNGNIQFTIDAMQNTKGQPTDVAPGNGHIVYLPVPDDVSLDYALLLRNLPGTTTRDPNAE; translated from the coding sequence ATGTTTAAACCGGAACTGCTTTCTCCGGCCGGTACGCTGAAAAATATGCGCTACGCCTTTGCCTATGGCGCGGACGCGATTTATGCCGGTCAACCCCGCTACAGCCTGCGCGTGCGCAATAACGAATTCAACCATCAGACGCTGGCGCAAGCCATTAATGAAGCGCATGAGCTGGGCAAGAAATTCTATGTGGTCGTTAACATCGCGCCGCACAATGCCAAACTGAAAACCTTCCTGCGCGATCTGCAACCCGTGATCGAAATGGGGCCGGATGCGCTGATCATGTCCGATCCGGGTTTGATTATGCTGGTGCGGGAAAACTTCCCACAGATGGATGTCCACCTTTCCGTTCAGGCCAACGCGGTCAACTGGGCGACGGTGAAATTCTGGCAGCAGATGGGGCTGACGCGTGTGATTCTGTCCCGCGAACTGTCGCTGGAAGAGATTGCGGAAATCCGCCAAAACGTCCCGGATATGGAGCTGGAGATCTTCGTTCACGGCGCGCTGTGCATGGCTTACTCTGGTCGCTGCCTGCTGTCCGGTTACATCAATAAACGCGACCCGAACCAAGGCACCTGCACCAATGCCTGCCGCTGGGAATATAAGGTTCAGGAAGGCAAAGAGGACGACATCGGGAATATCGTTCATCAGCACGAACCTATTGCGGTGAAAAACGTTGAACCCGCGCTGGGCATCGGCCAACCGACCGACAAAGTCTTTATGCTGGAAGAAAACATGCGCCCCGGCGAGTATATGAGCGCATTTGAAGACGAGCACGGCACCTACATCATGAACTCCCGCGATCTGCGTGCCATCCAGCACGTTGAACGCCTGACACAAATGCAGGTTCATTCGCTGAAAATCGAAGGCCGCACCAAGTCATTCTATTATTGCGCCCGTACCGCGCAGGTGTATCGCCGCGCGATTGATGATGCCGTCGCGGGTAAACCGTTCGACCCAACGCTGCTGGAAACGCTGGAAGGCCTGGCGCACCGTGGCTACACCGAAGGCTTCCTGCGTCGCCACGTGCATGAAGATTACCAGAACTACGACTACGGCTATTCTGTTTCCGACCGTCAGCAGTTTGTTGGTGAATTCACTGGCGTACGCCGTGATGGACTAGCAGAAGTCGAAGTGAAGAATAAGTTTTCCTGCGGCGACAGCGTGGAAATGATGACGCCAAACGGCAATATTCAATTCACCATCGACGCGATGCAGAATACCAAAGGGCAGCCGACCGATGTTGCGCCGGGTAACGGCCATATCGTTTACCTGCCCGTACCGGACGACGTCTCACTGGACTATGCGCTCCTGCTGCGCAATCTGCCGGGCACTACCACGCGTGATCCTAACGCGGAATAA
- the mdtC gene encoding multidrug efflux RND transporter permease subunit MdtC, translated as MKFFALFIHRPVATLLLTLAIALCGVLGFRLLPVSPLPQVDFPVISVSASLPGASPETMASAVATPLERALGRIAGVSEMTSTSSLGSTRVILVFNLDRDINGAARDVQAAINAAQNLLPSGMSSRPTYRKVNPSDAPVMILTLTSETYSQGQLYDFASTQLSQKISQMEGVGDVSIGGSSLPAVRVALNPVALFNQGISLDEVRQAIAQANVRQPLGNVENSQKSWQIQTNDALKTADAYAPLIIHYNNGAAVRLSDVATVEDSVQNARNAGMANAKPAILVMIRRAPDANIITTVDNIRAAMPELRASLPAEIQLDVAQDRSPTIRASLAEVEQSLVIAVALVILVVFLFLRSARATAIPALAVPVSLIGTFAAMYLCGFSLNNLSLMALTIATGFVVDDAIVVLENISRHIEAGMKPLQASLQGVREVGFTVLSMSLSLVAVFIPLLLMDGLPGRLFREFAVTLSVAIMISLLISLTLTPMLCARLLRAVPKRSQPRTRGFNRVLLAMQQGYGRSLKWVLNHARWVLLLLLGTIALNVWLYISIPKTFFPEQDTGRLMGFIQADQSISFQAMTVKLQNFMTIVSSDPAVDNVNGFTGGSRTNSGSMFISLKPLSERDVSAQQVISRLRVKLAKEPGANLFLMPVQDIRIGGRESSAGYQYTLLSDDLSELRAWEPKIRAAFSKLPELADVNSDQQDKGAEMALTYDRDAMAQLGISVSAANALLNNAFGQRQISTIYQPLNQYKVVMEVDDAYTQDVSSLDKMFVINNEGKPIPLSYFASWKPINAPLSVNHQGLSAASTISFNLPEGTDLSNATAAIERTMTSLGVPSAVRGQFSGTAQAFQQSQSSQLLLILAAIITVYIVLGVLYESYVHPLTILSTLPSAGVGALLALEWFGAPFSLVALIGIMLLIGIVKKNAIMMVDFALVAQRSGGLSAQDAIFQACLLRFRPIMMTTLAALFGALPLVLTSGDGAELRQPLGITIVGGLVMSQILTLYTTPVVYLFFDKLRGIRRKAPEKDLSLS; from the coding sequence GTGAAGTTCTTCGCCCTGTTTATCCACCGCCCCGTCGCCACCCTGCTGCTGACGCTGGCTATCGCGCTCTGTGGCGTATTAGGCTTCCGCCTGTTGCCGGTGTCGCCGCTGCCGCAGGTGGATTTCCCGGTGATCTCGGTCAGCGCCTCGTTGCCCGGTGCCTCGCCGGAAACCATGGCTTCTGCCGTCGCCACGCCCCTGGAGCGCGCGCTCGGCAGGATCGCGGGCGTTAGCGAGATGACCTCCACCAGCTCGCTCGGCAGCACCCGCGTCATTCTGGTATTTAATCTCGACAGGGATATCAACGGTGCAGCGCGTGATGTACAGGCGGCCATTAACGCGGCACAAAATCTGTTGCCATCCGGCATGTCCAGCCGCCCGACCTACCGCAAAGTCAATCCGTCCGACGCGCCCGTCATGATTCTGACGCTGACCTCGGAAACCTACAGTCAGGGGCAACTGTACGACTTTGCTTCTACCCAACTGTCGCAGAAAATTTCACAGATGGAAGGCGTCGGCGATGTCTCCATCGGCGGAAGTTCACTGCCTGCCGTGCGCGTCGCGCTGAATCCGGTAGCCTTGTTTAATCAGGGAATTTCCCTCGATGAGGTGCGGCAGGCCATCGCACAGGCGAACGTACGTCAGCCGCTGGGGAATGTGGAAAACAGCCAGAAAAGCTGGCAGATACAAACCAACGATGCGCTAAAAACCGCCGATGCCTACGCGCCGCTGATTATCCACTACAACAACGGCGCTGCCGTCCGCCTGAGCGACGTCGCCACGGTAGAAGATTCAGTCCAGAACGCCCGTAACGCGGGGATGGCGAACGCGAAGCCTGCGATTTTGGTGATGATTCGCCGTGCGCCGGATGCCAACATTATCACCACGGTAGACAATATCCGCGCCGCGATGCCGGAACTACGTGCCAGCCTGCCTGCCGAAATACAGCTGGATGTCGCGCAGGATCGCTCCCCCACCATTCGCGCCTCGTTGGCGGAAGTCGAGCAATCGCTGGTTATCGCCGTCGCGCTGGTTATTCTGGTCGTCTTCCTGTTCCTACGTTCAGCCCGCGCGACCGCCATTCCGGCACTGGCCGTCCCGGTTTCGCTGATCGGCACCTTCGCCGCCATGTACCTGTGCGGCTTTAGTCTGAACAACCTGTCGCTGATGGCGCTTACCATTGCCACCGGTTTCGTGGTGGATGACGCCATCGTGGTGCTGGAGAATATTTCCCGCCACATCGAGGCCGGCATGAAGCCGTTACAGGCCTCGCTTCAGGGCGTGCGCGAAGTGGGGTTTACCGTCTTATCGATGAGTTTGTCGCTGGTGGCGGTGTTCATTCCTTTGCTGCTGATGGATGGCTTGCCGGGGCGACTATTCCGCGAATTCGCCGTCACGCTGTCGGTAGCGATCATGATTTCGCTGCTGATCTCGCTGACGCTGACGCCGATGCTGTGCGCCCGCCTGCTACGTGCCGTTCCCAAGCGTAGCCAGCCGCGCACCCGTGGTTTTAACCGCGTATTGCTCGCCATGCAGCAAGGCTACGGGCGTTCATTGAAGTGGGTGCTCAACCATGCACGTTGGGTGTTGCTGCTCCTGCTGGGCACCATTGCACTCAACGTCTGGCTGTACATCAGCATTCCCAAGACTTTTTTCCCAGAGCAGGACACAGGCCGACTGATGGGCTTTATTCAGGCCGATCAGAGTATTTCTTTTCAGGCTATGACGGTGAAACTCCAAAACTTCATGACCATCGTCAGTAGCGATCCGGCGGTGGATAACGTGAACGGGTTTACCGGCGGTTCGCGCACCAACAGCGGGTCGATGTTTATTTCGCTTAAGCCGCTGTCCGAACGTGATGTATCGGCACAGCAAGTGATCAGTCGCCTGCGCGTCAAGCTGGCAAAAGAACCCGGTGCCAACCTGTTTTTAATGCCGGTGCAGGATATTCGTATCGGCGGGCGGGAATCGAGCGCCGGATACCAATACACGCTGCTGTCTGACGATCTAAGCGAGCTACGCGCCTGGGAACCCAAGATTCGTGCTGCTTTCAGCAAACTCCCTGAGCTGGCCGACGTGAATTCCGATCAGCAGGATAAAGGCGCGGAAATGGCGCTGACCTACGATCGTGATGCGATGGCGCAGCTCGGCATCAGCGTTTCTGCCGCTAACGCACTACTCAATAACGCCTTCGGACAGCGTCAGATTTCAACCATTTACCAGCCACTAAACCAATATAAGGTGGTGATGGAAGTGGACGACGCCTACACGCAGGACGTCAGTTCACTCGACAAAATGTTCGTGATCAATAATGAAGGTAAGCCCATCCCGCTCTCTTATTTCGCCAGTTGGAAGCCGATCAACGCGCCGCTGTCGGTGAACCATCAGGGGCTGTCTGCCGCCTCGACGATCTCTTTTAATCTGCCGGAGGGCACCGATCTTTCCAACGCCACGGCGGCGATAGAAAGAACCATGACATCGCTGGGCGTGCCGTCCGCAGTACGCGGTCAGTTCTCCGGTACGGCACAGGCGTTCCAGCAGTCGCAGTCTTCGCAACTGTTGCTGATTCTGGCGGCGATTATCACCGTGTATATCGTGCTGGGCGTGTTGTATGAAAGCTATGTGCACCCGCTGACGATTCTGTCTACCCTGCCCTCGGCGGGCGTGGGTGCGCTGCTGGCGCTGGAGTGGTTCGGCGCACCGTTTAGTCTGGTGGCACTCATTGGCATCATGCTGCTGATTGGGATCGTGAAGAAGAACGCGATCATGATGGTGGATTTTGCGCTGGTGGCGCAGCGCAGCGGCGGGTTGAGCGCACAGGATGCGATTTTTCAGGCCTGCCTGCTGCGTTTCCGCCCGATTATGATGACCACGCTAGCGGCACTGTTTGGCGCACTGCCGCTGGTACTGACCAGCGGCGACGGCGCGGAACTGCGCCAACCGCTCGGCATCACGATCGTCGGCGGACTGGTGATGAGCCAAATCCTCACGCTGTACACCACACCGGTGGTGTATCTGTTTTTCGACAAGCTAAGGGGGATTCGGCGTAAAGCCCCGGAGAAGGATTTGTCATTGTCGTGA
- a CDS encoding Vat family streptogramin A O-acetyltransferase, translating to METIVNGPDPDNRYPMAGFPQVCFIKNIVTNPNIEIGDYTYYDDPDGAENFEQNVLYHYPFIGDKLVIGKFCAIARGVKFMMNGANHRLSGLSTYPFQIFGNGWEKVTPKPEDLPYKGDTLIGNDVWIGYDVLIMPGIRIGNGAIIASRAVVTADVPAYTVVGGNPAKILKARFAPDVIDALETLCWWDWPLEKITRHLDIIAAGDIAALQAGHLSE from the coding sequence ATGGAGACCATTGTGAACGGACCCGATCCTGATAACCGCTACCCCATGGCCGGTTTCCCCCAAGTGTGTTTCATCAAGAACATTGTCACCAATCCGAATATTGAAATTGGCGACTACACCTATTACGACGATCCCGATGGTGCGGAAAATTTCGAGCAAAATGTGCTCTACCACTATCCGTTTATCGGCGATAAATTAGTCATCGGGAAATTTTGCGCTATCGCGCGTGGCGTAAAATTTATGATGAACGGCGCCAACCATCGACTTTCCGGCTTGTCTACCTACCCGTTTCAGATTTTTGGCAACGGCTGGGAAAAAGTGACGCCGAAGCCAGAGGATCTGCCATACAAAGGCGACACGCTCATCGGCAATGATGTCTGGATTGGCTATGACGTGCTGATCATGCCCGGCATCCGCATTGGAAATGGTGCCATCATTGCGTCGCGCGCCGTGGTCACTGCCGATGTACCCGCTTATACGGTCGTTGGCGGCAATCCGGCCAAAATCCTTAAAGCCCGTTTTGCGCCGGACGTCATCGATGCATTGGAAACGCTGTGCTGGTGGGATTGGCCGCTAGAAAAAATCACGCGTCATCTGGACATCATCGCGGCTGGCGATATTGCGGCTTTGCAAGCAGGCCATCTGTCAGAGTAA
- a CDS encoding glutathione S-transferase family protein — MSGLVNGKWVNGDVAAEEIKNGAFHREETKFRQTELVPEAGRYQLFVSYLCPWASRTLIFRKLKGLENIISLSIANPRIADNGWEFATPQDAGEHVGEINYLHQLYTASVPDYTGKVSVPVLWDRVEGRIVNNESADIIRMLNSEFNDLTGNHLDFYPSELHGEIDRWNETVYHNVNNGVYKTGFAKTQEHYNEAVTTLFATLDELNDHLGSHRYILGDTLTEADWRLFVTLVRFDVAYHGAFKCNLKRIADYPNLSNYLRELYQWPGVAETVNIDHIKAGYYGIAWLNPTQIVPVGPQVDLYQLHNRETLGKSRIATR, encoded by the coding sequence ATGTCAGGCTTAGTGAATGGCAAATGGGTTAATGGTGATGTCGCAGCAGAAGAGATCAAAAACGGGGCGTTCCACCGCGAAGAAACCAAATTTCGACAAACCGAACTGGTGCCAGAGGCGGGGCGTTACCAGCTTTTTGTCTCCTACCTCTGCCCGTGGGCCTCGCGCACGCTGATTTTCCGCAAGCTGAAAGGATTGGAAAACATCATTTCGCTCTCGATTGCTAATCCGCGTATCGCCGATAACGGCTGGGAATTTGCCACGCCACAGGATGCCGGCGAGCATGTGGGTGAGATAAACTACCTGCACCAACTGTACACCGCCAGCGTGCCCGACTACACCGGAAAAGTATCAGTCCCTGTACTGTGGGATCGGGTAGAAGGCCGCATCGTCAACAATGAATCGGCAGACATCATCCGCATGCTAAACAGCGAATTTAACGATCTGACCGGTAACCATCTTGATTTCTACCCGTCTGAACTGCACGGAGAGATCGACCGCTGGAACGAAACCGTCTACCACAACGTCAATAACGGCGTGTATAAAACCGGCTTCGCCAAAACGCAGGAACACTACAACGAGGCTGTCACCACGCTCTTCGCCACGCTGGACGAGTTGAACGATCATCTGGGTAGCCATCGCTATATTCTCGGCGACACGCTGACTGAGGCCGACTGGCGTTTATTTGTGACGCTGGTACGTTTTGACGTGGCCTATCACGGCGCGTTCAAATGTAATCTGAAGCGTATTGCCGACTACCCGAACCTGTCGAACTACCTGCGTGAACTGTACCAGTGGCCGGGTGTCGCGGAGACGGTCAATATCGACCATATCAAAGCAGGCTATTACGGTATTGCCTGGCTGAACCCGACGCAGATTGTGCCGGTTGGCCCACAGGTCGATTTATATCAGCTCCACAACCGCGAAACGCTCGGAAAATCCCGTATCGCCACGCGTTAA